One part of the Dyadobacter sp. 676 genome encodes these proteins:
- a CDS encoding six-hairpin glycosidase, whose amino-acid sequence MQKKLTALLGLWLAMGAVNAQDTVRYTGKTLVNVDYHHGQLSAAIGVHSYQTLRANRTDPGGDSAITWTYNHAPMLAYWNGKFYLNYLSNPVGEHIPPGQTLLQTSDDGRNWTKPVAIFPPYKIPDGTKKDGHPGVAKDLYAVMHQRMGFYVSKSGRLLTLGYFGIVLDAKDDPNDGQGIGRVVREIKKDGTYGPIYFIRHNASWKQPSDYPMYTESTDKGFVEACEELLSNRLVIQQWVEEADRNDPLISLKGEYKALSYYHLPDGRVVGLWKNALTSISKNEGKTWLYNPKRAPGFVNSNAKIWGQRTSDGKYATVYNPSEFRWPLAVSVSDDGLNYKNLLLVNGEITSMRYGGNYKSYGPQYVRGISEGDGTPPDGNLWVTYSMNKEDIWVSKIPVPVRDKTEKHASDRFAQMPDGKELAEWNVYSPLQAQAAIGKGVNGKVLIMKDSDHFDYSRVERVIPATKKLVAEFSVTAGQNNTGLLDIEFLDAKGMPGIRLSFDSAGVFRLKAGYRNKTLLNYRKGQRYDIKVQANTETRLYTVVVNGKQIGTGVLFAPLESVSRIAFRTGNTRRFPDADTPTDQMYDLPNAGMKDPEAVFEIDYLITKPF is encoded by the coding sequence ATGCAGAAAAAATTAACAGCCTTGCTGGGCTTATGGCTGGCTATGGGCGCCGTAAATGCGCAGGATACCGTCCGTTATACCGGCAAAACGCTCGTGAACGTCGATTACCATCACGGCCAGCTTAGTGCGGCCATCGGTGTGCATTCGTACCAGACATTGCGCGCTAACCGAACGGACCCCGGCGGGGATTCGGCCATTACCTGGACCTATAACCATGCGCCGATGCTGGCCTATTGGAACGGCAAATTTTACCTGAATTACCTGAGTAACCCGGTAGGTGAGCATATTCCGCCGGGACAGACGCTTTTACAGACTTCGGATGACGGGCGGAACTGGACTAAACCGGTAGCTATTTTTCCACCGTATAAAATTCCCGACGGTACAAAAAAAGATGGCCATCCCGGCGTCGCGAAGGATTTATACGCGGTTATGCACCAGCGGATGGGCTTTTATGTTTCCAAAAGCGGCCGGTTGCTGACGCTCGGCTATTTCGGAATAGTGCTCGACGCGAAAGACGACCCGAACGATGGGCAGGGGATAGGCAGGGTAGTGCGGGAAATCAAAAAAGACGGGACTTACGGGCCGATCTACTTCATACGCCACAATGCGTCCTGGAAGCAGCCTTCGGATTACCCGATGTACACCGAAAGTACGGACAAAGGCTTTGTGGAGGCTTGCGAGGAACTCCTTTCCAATAGACTGGTAATCCAGCAATGGGTAGAAGAGGCCGACCGCAATGACCCGCTGATCAGTTTGAAAGGTGAATATAAGGCACTCAGCTACTACCACTTGCCGGATGGACGGGTAGTGGGGCTCTGGAAAAATGCATTGACGAGCATCAGTAAAAACGAAGGTAAAACCTGGCTGTACAATCCCAAACGTGCGCCGGGATTTGTGAACAGCAATGCAAAAATCTGGGGCCAGAGAACGTCGGACGGAAAATATGCTACGGTCTACAATCCTTCGGAATTCCGCTGGCCGCTTGCGGTTTCTGTTAGCGACGATGGGCTGAACTACAAAAACCTGCTGCTGGTGAATGGCGAGATTACTTCCATGCGCTATGGTGGTAATTACAAATCCTACGGGCCGCAATATGTTCGTGGCATTTCCGAAGGCGACGGCACCCCGCCCGACGGCAATCTTTGGGTGACTTACAGCATGAACAAGGAGGATATCTGGGTCTCGAAGATTCCGGTTCCCGTGCGCGATAAGACTGAAAAACACGCTTCCGACCGCTTTGCGCAAATGCCCGACGGCAAGGAACTCGCCGAATGGAATGTTTACAGCCCGTTGCAGGCGCAGGCAGCTATTGGTAAAGGTGTAAATGGTAAGGTATTGATTATGAAGGATTCTGATCATTTCGACTACTCGCGCGTCGAGCGTGTGATCCCCGCGACGAAAAAGCTGGTGGCTGAATTTTCTGTTACGGCGGGCCAAAACAACACAGGTTTGCTCGACATTGAATTTCTGGATGCCAAAGGTATGCCGGGCATTCGTTTATCTTTTGACTCGGCCGGTGTTTTCAGGTTAAAGGCGGGTTACCGCAACAAAACCTTGTTGAATTACCGGAAAGGACAGCGCTACGACATTAAGGTACAAGCCAACACCGAAACGCGGCTTTACACCGTTGTCGTAAACGGCAAACAGATTGGTACTGGTGTGCTTTTTGCGCCGCTCGAATCGGTGAGCCGGATCGCATTCCGCACGGGAAATACCCGTCGCTTTCCCGACGCCGATACACCTACCGATCAGATGTACGACCTTCCGAACGCCGGGATGAAGGACCCGGAAGCTGTTTTTGAAATTGATTATCTGATTACCAAGCCATTTTGA